One window of Paenibacillus sp. FSL K6-3182 genomic DNA carries:
- the ribD gene encoding bifunctional diaminohydroxyphosphoribosylaminopyrimidine deaminase/5-amino-6-(5-phosphoribosylamino)uracil reductase RibD yields MDILNDEYYMGLALDMAAKASGQTGINPVVGCVVVKDGAIVGIGTHLKRGTGHAEVHALQMAGDAAEGATVYVTLEPCSHFGKTPPCCERIIDAKAARVVVASGDPNPAVSGRGIARLREEGIDVTVGVFEQRSQQMNEKFNKYITTRLPFVTLKTASTLDGKIASHSGDSRWVTGAVAREQVHTLRHQHEAIMVGIGTVLADDPLLNTRASVPAIDPIRIIVDSALRLPLNARVVTDRSIRTIVLTSSQASSENREALEAAGIEVIICGTGAKVDLSEGMKKLGELEIGSILLEGGGQLNGAMLEAGLIDKIMLYYATKIIGGLDAPGTFTFAGFEKMADAISLDRVSVEMAGEDICVSGYPVY; encoded by the coding sequence ATGGACATTTTAAATGATGAATATTATATGGGATTAGCGTTAGATATGGCTGCAAAAGCTTCGGGTCAAACCGGCATTAATCCTGTTGTCGGCTGCGTCGTCGTAAAGGATGGTGCGATTGTCGGCATTGGTACGCATCTAAAGCGAGGAACCGGTCATGCTGAAGTGCATGCGCTTCAGATGGCGGGAGATGCGGCTGAAGGAGCAACCGTTTATGTAACGTTAGAGCCATGCAGCCATTTTGGAAAGACGCCGCCATGCTGTGAACGTATCATTGATGCGAAGGCTGCAAGGGTTGTAGTCGCAAGCGGCGATCCCAATCCAGCAGTGTCCGGCCGAGGCATTGCAAGGCTTCGTGAAGAGGGGATCGACGTTACGGTTGGCGTATTCGAGCAAAGATCGCAGCAAATGAATGAAAAATTTAATAAGTACATTACGACCCGCCTCCCATTCGTTACTTTAAAAACTGCGAGTACGCTTGATGGCAAGATTGCTTCCCATTCAGGCGATAGCCGTTGGGTTACTGGTGCAGTTGCTCGCGAGCAGGTTCATACGCTGCGTCATCAGCATGAAGCCATTATGGTTGGCATAGGCACTGTCCTTGCAGATGATCCGCTGCTCAATACGAGAGCATCTGTCCCAGCAATTGATCCGATACGTATTATCGTAGATTCAGCACTAAGGCTGCCGCTTAATGCCAGAGTTGTAACTGATCGCTCGATTAGAACGATTGTTTTAACTTCCAGCCAAGCAAGCTCGGAAAACCGTGAAGCGCTTGAAGCAGCAGGGATTGAGGTCATCATTTGCGGCACGGGAGCAAAAGTAGATCTCAGTGAAGGAATGAAGAAGCTGGGGGAGCTTGAAATCGGCTCAATCTTGCTTGAAGGCGGCGGTCAATTAAATGGTGCAATGTTAGAGGCAGGTCTTATTGATAAAATCATGCTGTATTACGCGACCAAGATTATCGGCGGCTTGGATGCACCAGGTACATTTACTTTCGCTGGATTCGAAAAAATGGCCGATGCTATTTCCTTAGATCGAGTAAGCGTAGAAATGGCCGGCGAGGACATTTGCGTCTCAGGATATCCAGTTTATTAA
- a CDS encoding DUF2953 domain-containing protein, translated as MMLGYPYGWMTAVGLFFLLILVVCLTSQVELRGHLRRIDQNDDFELNIKALFGILRYRFKVPIIQFTGTSIQLKEQVSKKNVAVDTWKQYNEDIDAEKIAHLMERTKHLLQMTKNLTGWVRKSLTKVRLLEWNWSTSVGTGDAMWTAMATGFVWSIKTSIIGVLSQMVKLKTEPKMMVQPIYQRSAFTTEWSCIAQIRFGYAILAGLQLLVRMRKLKGGVKVWQNILFKA; from the coding sequence ATGATGCTCGGTTACCCCTACGGTTGGATGACGGCGGTCGGTCTCTTTTTTTTGCTCATTTTGGTCGTCTGCCTCACTTCGCAGGTCGAATTAAGAGGCCATCTGAGGAGAATAGATCAAAACGATGATTTTGAGTTGAATATTAAGGCCTTATTTGGAATCCTCAGATACCGCTTTAAAGTGCCGATTATTCAGTTCACAGGAACCTCCATCCAACTTAAGGAACAGGTTTCAAAAAAGAATGTGGCCGTTGACACTTGGAAACAATATAACGAGGACATTGACGCAGAAAAAATAGCGCATCTAATGGAAAGAACAAAACATTTGTTACAAATGACGAAAAACTTAACGGGTTGGGTTAGAAAATCGCTAACGAAGGTCCGTCTTTTAGAATGGAACTGGTCCACATCAGTAGGAACCGGTGACGCAATGTGGACGGCTATGGCGACTGGATTTGTTTGGTCTATAAAAACATCGATCATTGGCGTATTGTCCCAAATGGTTAAACTCAAAACGGAGCCGAAAATGATGGTTCAGCCTATTTATCAACGATCTGCTTTTACAACGGAATGGTCATGCATAGCTCAAATCCGCTTCGGTTATGCTATTCTTGCCGGACTGCAGCTTTTAGTTCGGATGAGGAAATTGAAAGGAGGCGTCAAGGTATGGCAGAACATCCTATTCAAGGCTTAA
- a CDS encoding nucleoside recognition domain-containing protein: MVNWIWLFFIVASVVVAAITGKMDAVTQAAFEGAKSGVTVSFGLISIMVFWLGMMRIAEDAGLLRTLARMLGPVVRKLFPDVPPNHPALGYIMSNLSANLFGLGNAATPMGIKAMQELQKLNPDPATATPAMCTLLALNTSSITIIPTTLIAIRMNYGSANPAEIIGTTLAATFVATTAAILADRWYRRKSPPPIAPSPPIPENKKSALPASGGEAIV, translated from the coding sequence ATGGTTAACTGGATTTGGTTGTTTTTCATCGTAGCGAGTGTTGTAGTGGCTGCGATAACAGGTAAGATGGATGCGGTAACGCAAGCAGCTTTTGAAGGAGCCAAGTCGGGTGTCACCGTGAGCTTCGGATTAATTAGTATCATGGTGTTTTGGCTTGGCATGATGCGAATAGCGGAGGATGCAGGGCTGCTGCGTACACTTGCTAGAATGCTCGGGCCTGTGGTGCGCAAGCTTTTTCCTGACGTTCCTCCCAATCACCCAGCTCTCGGTTATATAATGAGTAATTTAAGCGCTAATCTCTTTGGGTTAGGAAATGCAGCCACGCCAATGGGAATAAAAGCGATGCAGGAGCTTCAGAAGCTTAATCCTGATCCTGCTACAGCAACTCCAGCCATGTGCACGCTGCTTGCACTAAATACATCCAGCATTACGATCATTCCCACCACGCTTATTGCCATTCGAATGAATTATGGTTCAGCTAACCCTGCTGAAATTATCGGTACAACGCTTGCAGCGACATTTGTTGCTACTACGGCTGCAATACTTGCCGACCGCTGGTATCGAAGAAAATCACCGCCACCCATAGCTCCATCACCGCCTATACCTGAGAATAAGAAGTCTGCTTTACCAGCTTCCGGAGGTGAGGCAATTGTATAA
- the ribE gene encoding riboflavin synthase codes for MFTGLVEEVGKMKGITKQGEAMRLVIGASLVTDGVKLGDSISVNGVCLTVTSFDGASFAADVMPETYRKSNLQQLRAGEQVNLERAMQAGGRFGGHIVQGHVDGTGKITSRETDANAVVYKIHIDDADMLRYVIPKGSITIDGISLTVVDTSSHTLSVSIIPHTLGETALQHKRAGDTVNIECDVIGKYVDHLLHFKQPEALPAKAKLTTSFLMENGFL; via the coding sequence ATGTTTACCGGATTAGTGGAAGAAGTGGGAAAGATGAAAGGAATCACGAAGCAAGGCGAAGCGATGAGGCTGGTCATCGGAGCATCCCTTGTAACAGATGGTGTTAAGCTGGGCGATAGCATCTCGGTTAATGGCGTTTGTTTAACGGTAACGTCGTTTGACGGTGCATCATTTGCTGCTGACGTGATGCCTGAGACTTATCGTAAGTCTAATCTTCAACAGCTTCGTGCTGGCGAACAAGTGAATTTAGAGAGAGCGATGCAAGCTGGCGGACGTTTTGGCGGTCATATCGTTCAGGGGCATGTTGATGGAACCGGGAAAATAACTTCACGAGAAACGGATGCTAATGCCGTTGTTTATAAAATCCATATCGACGACGCAGACATGCTGCGTTATGTGATTCCAAAAGGCTCGATCACAATTGATGGCATAAGCCTTACTGTAGTGGATACATCATCACATACGTTATCCGTATCGATTATTCCACACACATTAGGCGAAACGGCCTTACAGCATAAGCGTGCAGGCGATACCGTTAATATCGAATGTGATGTCATCGGCAAGTACGTCGATCACCTGCTTCATTTCAAGCAGCCAGAAGCCTTGCCAGCCAAAGCCAAGCTCACTACATCTTTTCTTATGGAAAATGGTTTTTTGTAA
- a CDS encoding segregation/condensation protein A has protein sequence MSVLYKLDSFEGPLDLLLHLIDKAEIDIHEVSISEITIQYMDYLHAMKELELEVTSEFLVMAATLLAIKSKQLLPKPPVFEEDYEDWPDDGLDPRDELIQKLVEYRKFKQIAEQLREKEFERSLVYSREPEDMTPFLKEEIVNPVEGLHLSDLITAFQKALRRASRRNVVATIHRDEISVKDRIRDIVEVLKQFETVRFSRLIRENMDRHEIVVTFLAILELMKMKHIRCFQHQLFDDIVIHWRGESSQIGLSEVEDNY, from the coding sequence GTGTCAGTGCTTTATAAGCTGGATTCTTTTGAGGGGCCGCTGGATCTGCTGCTTCACTTGATCGACAAGGCGGAGATCGATATCCATGAGGTGTCTATCAGTGAGATCACAATTCAATATATGGATTATCTTCATGCGATGAAAGAGCTCGAGCTTGAGGTCACGAGTGAATTTTTAGTTATGGCGGCAACCCTTTTGGCGATAAAGAGCAAGCAGCTACTTCCAAAGCCGCCTGTATTTGAAGAAGACTATGAGGATTGGCCGGATGACGGATTGGATCCACGCGATGAGCTCATCCAGAAGCTCGTAGAATACCGGAAATTCAAACAAATAGCCGAGCAGCTGCGCGAGAAGGAATTCGAGCGCAGCCTTGTCTATTCAAGGGAACCTGAGGATATGACGCCATTTTTGAAAGAAGAGATTGTTAATCCGGTGGAGGGTCTTCACTTGTCGGATTTGATTACTGCCTTTCAAAAGGCGCTGCGCCGCGCATCAAGGCGTAATGTCGTTGCTACCATTCATCGAGACGAGATTTCCGTTAAAGATCGAATACGGGACATTGTCGAGGTGCTCAAGCAATTCGAAACGGTTCGTTTTTCACGGCTTATTCGCGAGAACATGGACAGGCATGAAATCGTGGTTACTTTTCTAGCCATTCTGGAATTAATGAAAATGAAACATATTCGTTGTTTTCAGCATCAGTTATTTGACGACATCGTCATTCATTGGAGAGGAGAGTCGTCGCAAATTGGATTATCCGAAGTTGAAGACAATTATTGA
- the ribE gene encoding 6,7-dimethyl-8-ribityllumazine synthase, which translates to MTRIYEGHLVSEGLKYGVVVGRFNEFISSKLLGGALDAFKRHGAQDSDVEVAWVPGAFEIPLIAQKMAESGKYDAVITLGAVIRGSTPHFDFVCNEAAKGVAAIALKTGIPTIFGVLTVDSIEQAIERAGTKAGNKGYEAATSAIEMANLTKQLQG; encoded by the coding sequence ATGACACGAATTTATGAGGGACATTTAGTATCAGAAGGTTTAAAATATGGGGTAGTAGTAGGACGTTTTAACGAGTTTATTTCAAGCAAGCTGCTTGGAGGCGCACTTGATGCTTTCAAACGTCATGGCGCACAGGATTCAGATGTTGAGGTAGCATGGGTTCCGGGAGCGTTTGAAATTCCTTTAATCGCGCAAAAAATGGCGGAAAGCGGAAAGTATGATGCTGTCATTACGCTTGGCGCTGTTATTCGTGGTTCTACACCGCATTTCGATTTTGTTTGCAACGAAGCAGCAAAGGGTGTTGCGGCAATCGCTTTGAAAACAGGCATTCCGACTATTTTTGGTGTATTGACTGTTGATTCGATTGAACAGGCCATTGAGCGTGCTGGTACAAAAGCAGGCAACAAAGGTTATGAGGCTGCTACAAGCGCAATTGAAATGGCGAACCTAACCAAACAATTGCAAGGCTAA
- the ytfJ gene encoding GerW family sporulation protein: MAEHPIQGLMQTAMENIKEMVDVNTIVGDPVQTPDGSIIMPISKVGFGFVAGGSDIRLDDADHKNGSQSDAQHASVSLPFGGGSGGGVSITPIAFLVVGTHGVKIVPLDNQTHLLERVIDSAPHVFDKLQSMMKQPSSTGVYADTSQTVISGRVEANEHN; encoded by the coding sequence ATGGCAGAACATCCTATTCAAGGCTTAATGCAAACCGCAATGGAAAATATTAAAGAGATGGTTGACGTCAATACTATTGTAGGCGACCCTGTCCAAACGCCGGATGGCAGCATTATTATGCCAATCTCCAAAGTAGGCTTTGGGTTTGTAGCAGGAGGCAGTGACATTCGATTAGATGATGCCGATCATAAGAACGGCTCTCAATCTGATGCACAGCATGCTTCCGTTTCGCTTCCATTCGGCGGCGGTAGCGGTGGCGGCGTGTCGATTACGCCAATTGCTTTTTTGGTCGTAGGAACACATGGGGTAAAAATTGTTCCGCTCGATAATCAAACACATCTGCTTGAGCGGGTAATTGACTCAGCTCCGCATGTATTTGATAAGCTGCAATCGATGATGAAGCAACCTTCGAGTACAGGTGTATATGCGGATACGTCTCAAACTGTGATCAGTGGACGTGTAGAAGCAAACGAACACAACTGA
- a CDS encoding bifunctional 3,4-dihydroxy-2-butanone-4-phosphate synthase/GTP cyclohydrolase II, whose translation MEQTDKKPFDSVEAALADLKLGKPIIVVDDEDRENEGDLIALADTMTPEVINFMITEARGLVCVPITQERADQLDLPPMVTHNTDYHGTAFTVSVDYIGTTTGISAFERSETVKALIDPTTKAADFRRPGHIFPLIARPGGVLRRAGHTEAAIDLAVMCGSAPAAAICEIINEDGTMSRLPDLLVFKEKHNLKLITIQELIQYRNEKEKLVERAVDVKLPTDFGTFRAIAYTNLVDNKEHIALVKGDIDPGRPLLVRVHSECLTGDVFHSHRCDCGPQLEAALKQIEEAGSGVLLYMRQEGRGIGLINKLKAYALQEEGFDTVDANLKLGFPADLRDYGIGAQILKDLGVRQMRLMTNNPRKIKGLEGYGLEVVERIPIQMELKEDNKSYLSTKKSKLGHLLSFEDIDYII comes from the coding sequence ATGGAACAAACAGATAAAAAACCATTTGATTCAGTTGAAGCTGCTTTGGCTGATCTTAAGCTTGGCAAGCCGATTATTGTCGTTGACGACGAGGATCGGGAAAATGAGGGCGACCTTATTGCACTTGCTGATACAATGACGCCTGAGGTCATTAATTTTATGATTACAGAGGCTAGAGGTCTTGTGTGTGTTCCGATTACGCAAGAGCGAGCAGACCAGCTTGACCTTCCGCCAATGGTTACGCATAATACCGATTATCACGGAACGGCATTTACCGTTTCCGTTGATTATATTGGAACGACTACTGGGATTTCCGCATTTGAACGCTCAGAAACGGTTAAAGCGCTCATTGATCCAACGACGAAAGCAGCAGATTTCCGCAGGCCAGGTCATATTTTCCCCTTGATTGCAAGACCTGGTGGCGTACTTCGCCGTGCTGGACATACTGAGGCGGCTATAGATTTGGCGGTCATGTGCGGTTCGGCGCCAGCAGCAGCGATTTGTGAAATCATTAATGAAGACGGCACGATGTCTCGTTTGCCAGATTTGCTTGTCTTTAAAGAAAAGCACAATCTGAAGCTCATCACGATTCAAGAGCTGATTCAATATCGCAACGAGAAAGAAAAGCTTGTTGAGCGAGCAGTTGATGTGAAGCTGCCAACTGATTTTGGCACTTTCCGCGCTATTGCTTATACAAATTTAGTGGATAATAAAGAGCATATCGCACTCGTTAAAGGCGACATCGATCCTGGACGTCCCTTGCTTGTGAGGGTGCACTCTGAATGCTTAACCGGCGATGTATTTCATTCGCATCGTTGCGACTGCGGACCGCAGCTTGAAGCGGCGCTAAAACAGATCGAAGAAGCAGGCAGCGGCGTTCTGCTTTATATGCGCCAAGAGGGCAGAGGCATTGGTCTGATTAACAAATTGAAGGCCTATGCACTGCAAGAAGAAGGTTTTGATACGGTAGATGCTAATTTAAAGCTTGGCTTTCCGGCGGATTTGCGCGATTATGGTATAGGCGCACAAATTTTGAAGGATCTTGGCGTTCGCCAAATGCGGTTGATGACGAACAATCCTCGGAAAATTAAAGGTCTTGAAGGCTACGGACTAGAGGTTGTAGAACGTATTCCTATACAAATGGAGTTAAAGGAAGATAATAAAAGTTATCTCAGCACAAAGAAATCTAAGCTTGGTCATTTACTTAGCTTTGAAGATATTGACTACATCATTTAA
- a CDS encoding D-alanyl-D-alanine carboxypeptidase family protein, giving the protein MNFKKLQRFIAVGMLSALLVGTSVLPPISANPSKLYTNAKASALIDVESGRVLYSSDGDTPMRIASLTKIMTAIVAIDHGKLTDMVKTSKRAVGKEGSSIYLQLGEEMSLHHMLYGLMLRSGNDAATAIAEHVGGSEEGFVHLMNEKATFLGLKHTQFKNPHGLDDDEHYSTANDLAKLTAYALKNDVFAEIVSTRVKKVPNPHEKWEYSYTNKNKMLTMYEGADGVKTGYTKKSLRCLVSSATRNGQQLAAVTINDSDDWADHRKMLDWGFGHYPLQEIAVKGQQISGYPYAVGQSFKYPLEEQEMGNVQSRLVLLEAGTTRYLLGERGFLEWYLNEQQIGAVPVYDPNSSRLQLSMTSQKSLQSLADFQKAKKLDQRGPLFGSFIKVLDALFEH; this is encoded by the coding sequence ATGAATTTCAAAAAACTGCAACGATTTATTGCAGTTGGAATGTTATCTGCTTTATTGGTTGGGACAAGCGTATTGCCCCCAATAAGCGCAAATCCAAGCAAGCTGTATACGAATGCCAAAGCATCGGCTCTAATTGATGTCGAGTCAGGAAGAGTTTTGTATAGCAGTGATGGCGATACCCCGATGCGAATAGCAAGCTTAACGAAAATCATGACAGCTATTGTTGCGATAGATCATGGGAAGCTGACTGATATGGTGAAGACAAGCAAACGAGCAGTTGGTAAAGAGGGTTCTTCGATTTATCTTCAGCTTGGCGAAGAAATGAGTTTGCATCATATGTTGTATGGTCTGATGCTCAGGTCCGGCAACGATGCGGCAACGGCAATCGCGGAGCATGTTGGAGGATCGGAGGAAGGTTTTGTTCATTTAATGAATGAGAAAGCGACCTTTCTAGGTTTGAAACATACGCAATTTAAAAATCCGCATGGGCTGGATGATGATGAGCATTATTCCACAGCTAATGATTTGGCCAAGCTGACTGCATATGCTTTGAAAAATGATGTATTTGCAGAAATCGTAAGCACGCGTGTAAAAAAAGTGCCCAATCCGCATGAGAAATGGGAGTACAGCTATACGAACAAAAATAAAATGCTAACGATGTACGAAGGTGCTGACGGAGTAAAAACGGGGTATACCAAAAAATCATTGCGCTGCTTAGTTAGCTCCGCCACTAGGAATGGTCAACAGCTTGCTGCAGTGACGATAAATGACAGCGATGATTGGGCAGATCACCGAAAAATGCTCGATTGGGGTTTTGGTCATTATCCGCTTCAAGAGATAGCTGTTAAAGGGCAGCAAATTTCTGGTTATCCTTATGCTGTTGGACAATCTTTTAAATACCCGCTGGAAGAGCAGGAAATGGGAAACGTTCAATCACGTCTTGTGCTGCTTGAAGCGGGAACTACACGATATTTGTTAGGAGAACGCGGATTTCTGGAATGGTATTTAAACGAGCAGCAAATTGGTGCTGTTCCTGTGTATGATCCTAACAGCAGTAGGCTTCAACTTTCAATGACATCGCAAAAATCATTACAATCGCTGGCTGATTTTCAGAAAGCAAAAAAGCTGGATCAGCGCGGGCCGTTGTTTGGCTCTTTTATCAAAGTATTAGATGCATTATTTGAACATTAG
- the scpB gene encoding SMC-Scp complex subunit ScpB, with protein sequence MDYPKLKTIIEGLLFMAGDEGLTKRQLADILELDAELASDLVYDLQRDLEREGRGIQIAEVAASYRLTTHLEHAPYFERMAYTPTRSQLSQAALETLSIVAYRQPITRISIEEIRGVKSDRAIQSLVSKDLIEEVGRAEQIGRPILYGTTKSFLDYFGLPSIKELPEPGSVDIDDALEEQTQLLFERLDGTQMTIEEIKE encoded by the coding sequence TTGGATTATCCGAAGTTGAAGACAATTATTGAGGGCCTGCTGTTTATGGCAGGTGATGAAGGCCTTACGAAGCGGCAGCTAGCTGATATTTTGGAGCTGGATGCCGAGCTCGCTTCCGATTTGGTTTATGATTTGCAGCGCGATTTGGAGCGCGAGGGGCGAGGTATTCAAATCGCAGAGGTGGCAGCCTCCTATCGGCTGACGACGCATTTGGAGCATGCGCCTTATTTTGAGCGTATGGCATACACACCTACGAGATCGCAGCTGTCACAAGCTGCATTAGAAACGCTGTCCATCGTCGCTTATCGCCAGCCGATAACAAGAATATCGATTGAAGAAATTCGCGGCGTAAAGAGCGACAGAGCGATTCAATCGCTTGTATCAAAGGATTTAATCGAAGAGGTTGGCCGCGCCGAGCAGATTGGCAGACCTATTTTGTACGGAACAACGAAATCATTTTTAGATTATTTTGGATTGCCGTCCATAAAAGAATTGCCAGAACCAGGCAGCGTTGATATCGATGATGCCTTGGAGGAACAAACTCAGCTGCTATTCGAGAGATTAGATGGCACGCAGATGACAATTGAAGAAATAAAAGAATGA